AGATCGTCGCCACGACCGCCGGCGCCAGAGCATCGCTGGCCGGGCGTGGGCCGACATCCGAAGACGTGGAGGTCGCGTTGCTCCTGCTCGGGCTGCGTCCGGAACATCTTCCGGACGAGGTCGTCGGGGTCCTCGCAGCTGCCAGACGTTCCACGATCGACCATGCCGCCCACGAACGAGACAAGGGCCGTTCCTTCTTGCGGACCGTGCCGATCGACAAGCTCGTCGCGAGACCGGGCGAGCTTCTCGACATGCTGGCCGCCTGATGCAGAGTCGTTCAGGTGTGCGCGACGTCAGGCGGTCGCACCGATGAAGGTCGTGCGGCTCCAGACCGCCGAGAGAATTGCCTACGGCGTTCCCGAACACGACGGCATTCGCGTCTATGAAGGCAGCCCGTTCGTGGCCTGGCAACAGACCGATACGATCGTTCCCTATGCAGAGGCGAGGCTGCTGGCACCCGTCTTTCCGACCAAGATCGTCTGTGTCGGCAAGAACTACGCTGCGCACGCCGAGGAGATGGGTTCCGAGGTTCCTTCGGAGCCGCTCATTTTCCTGAAGCCTGCCACCGCGGTGATCGGCCCCGGTGCCCCGATCATGTATCCACGGATCTCGAAACTCGTGCACTACGAGGCAGAACTGGCAGTGGTGATCGGCAGCGTCGCACATCATGTGAAGGCGGAAGATGCAGAGTCGGTCATCTTCGGCTACACCGCGGCCAATGACGTCACGGCACGCGACTTGCAGTTCAGCGACGGGCAGTGGACGCGGGGCAAGGGATTCGATACGTTCTGCCCGCTTGGTCCGGCGATCGAGACGGAGTTGGACCCTCGAGAGGGACTGGCCGTGTCGGCGCGGGTCAACGGCGAAACACGGCAGTCCGGGTCGACCGCCGACATGGTGTTCGGCGTCGGGGAGCTGATCGAGTTCATCTCCGAGGTGATGACGCTGCTGCCGGGGGATGTCATCCTCACCGGCACCCCGCCCGGGGTGGGGCCGATCCTGCCTGGGGACAGAGTCGACATCGAGGTCGAGCGCATTGGCGTCTTGTCCAACCAGGTCGCGGCCTCATGAGCGTTCGTGTCCGCATCGCCCCGTCACCGACAGGGCTCCTCCACATCGGCAATCTCCGATCGGCGCTGTTCAACTGGCTGTTTGCACGGCATGAGGGCGGCGTGTTCATCGTGCGGATCGACGACACGGACACGGTCCGGTCCCGCCCCGAGTACGAGGACGATGCGCAGGAGAGCTTGCGATGGCTCGGCCTGGACTGGGATGAGGGGGTCGGTGTCGGAGGCCCGCACGGTTCCTATCGACAATCCGACAGGCTCGACCGCTATAGGGAGGTCGCCGGTGCCTTGTTGGACGAGGGGAAGGCGTACTGGTGTTTCTGTACTCCCGACGAGTTGGCGGAGCGCAGAGAGCTGGCCAGGGCAGGAGGCGGGTTCTCGGGTTACGACGGTCTATGCCGGCTGGTCGATCCCGAGGAAGCCGCACAGCGTAAGGACTCCGGGGAACCTGCAGTGTTGCGGCTGGCCGTCCCGCGTCCCGCCGAGACCCGGTTTGAGGATCTCGTGCGCGGCGACATGCGGTTCGATCATGCGGACGTAGACGATTTCATCCTGCTGCGATCCGACGGATCGCCCACATACCACCTGGCATCGACGGTCGACGACGTCGACTACGGGATCACCCATGTCGTACGAGGCGAGGACCTGCTCTCCTCCACTCCAAAGCACATCCTCATCACGAAAGCGATGGGCGCGCCCGTTGCGACATACGCCCATCTGCCGCTGCTGTTCGGCCCGGACGGGAAGAAGCTCTCCAAGCGTCACGGTGACGTCTCCGTGCAGGCATACAGAGAACGGGGGATCATTCCGGAGGCGATGTTCAACTACCTCGCGTTGCTCGGCTGGTCCTACGAACCGGACGTGACGGTGTTCACCAAAGAGCAGGCCATCGAGCGGTTCAGTCTCGCCGACGTTTCCAAGAACCCGGCCGTCTTCGATCCGGCGAAGTTGGAATGGATGAACGGCGTGTACATTCGAGATCTCGACGCCGACGGCTTCGCGTCGAGGGCGATTCCGTTCGTGGAAGCGTCGATCGGACGGACGCTCACCGACGACGAACGCGGGCAATTCCGCACGGTGTCGCCGCTGATTCAGGAGCGCGTGAAGAACCTCACCGAAGTTGCGCCGTTGGTCGCGTTCATCTTCACCGACCGACTGGAATATGACGAGAAGTCCTGGCGGAAGGTGCTCGGGCATGAGACGGCACCGGCGGTGCTGACGGCTGCGATCGAACGTCTCGAGGGTCTTGCCGAGTGGGATCACGCGACGATCGAGTCGGCGCTACGCGCGATGCTGGAGGATCTGGAGATCGGTGCACGCCGAGGTCTTCAGCCGGTTCGCGTTGCCGCGACCGGATCGTCGGTGAGCCCTCCGCTGTTCGAGTCGCTGGCCGTCCTGGGAAAGCAGGAAACTCTTCGCCGGCTGACCGATGTCCGCGAACGCTTGTAGGGCAGAGGGCCTCCTGTAGCGCTCGCGGCGATGCGCTCCCTGCAACCGGAAGGCCGCCGAACTGGCGGCCCGCCACCGGGCGCCTATCATCCTTCCGTCATTGCGGCCCCGTCGTCCAGCGGCCTAGGACGCCGGCCTTTCAAGCCGGTAACGCCAGTTCGAATCTGGTCGGGGCTACCACGCGAGACCCCTGCGAAGCAGGGGTCTCTGCGCGCGAGGAAGTCACAATCGACCACATGACGTGTGCCGATCGTCCTGAACACGCCTGAACGTCGGCAGAGGCGATATCGCTAGCCTGATTGGGTGACCAAGTACCTGGTTCGACGCACGCTCTCGGGGCTCGTCGCTCTGGTGCTGTTTACCGCCGGCATGTTCTTGCTCGTCGAGGCACTCATTCCCGGCGATTACGCGACACCGTCCCGACTCTCCCTGTCCGGACCGGAACTCGAGGTGTTGCGCACGCAACTCGGCCTCGATCGCCCGATCTACATTCGGTATCTGTTCTGGCTTCGCAACGTGGTCACGCACGGGCTGGGGTCGACCACCTCGGGCTGGGTGGGGCCGGGGGAATTGATGAGGGCTATTCCTGCAACCGCCCTCGTGTTCATGGTCGGAATCGGGGTTGCGTACCTGTTTGGTTCGTGGCTGGGACGCATCGCCGGCTGGCGGCGCGGGGCCAAGGGAAGGGCCCTGACGTTCCTCGCCGTCACCACGTACACGATCTTTCCCCCGTTCCTCGGATTCATTCTCATCTACTTCCTCAGGAACCGACTGGTTGATGTGCGCAACGGTCTGTTGGGTTCCACCGTCGACTGGCTGGGGGTCGATCGCACAGCCGTGATGGGACGAATGAGCGTGACGATCGTGATTGTCACACTCCTCGTGTTCACCGTCGGCGCCCTTGGGGCTCGAGTCTTGGGAAAGCGACGAATCCTGCCACTGCTCGGCAAACTCGTCTTGGTTGTGGGGGTCTGCGCGGGGTGGTGGGCCTACCGGGAGATGCTCGGTCTCGCGATCGACGTGATGTTCCTGGCAGCAGTTCCAACCATCGCCTTCGCGGTGCTCTCCTATGGCGATTTCCTGCTCGTGATGAGAACGTCCATTGCCGCCGTCAGGCACGAGGACTACGTGATGGCCGCTACAGCCAAAGGACTTCCGGATCGCGTCGTGCGGGACCGTCATGCCGCGCGAAATGCGGTGTTGCCGGTGCTCGGCAGGCTGGTGGTCAGCCTGCCTTACCTGCTCAGCGGCCTGATCATCATCGAAAAGTCCGTCGGATGGGCCGGAATGGGCACGCTGCTCTTCGATGCAGTGTCGGCACAGGACATGCCGGTCGTCATGGACGTCTTGCTGTTGATCGGCGTGTTCACGCTCGTCGTGCGCATGGTGTTCGAAATCATGCAGGCGGTGCTCGATCCGCGGATCTGGAGGGCGGCATGAAACTCGTGATCGAGCGCATTCGAGCACGCCGACGAAGCATCCGCAGGTCTCTGCGGGCCGTCTGGGGGAGTCCGACTGCCGTGGTCGGACTCGGACTGATCCTGCTGTTCGGGATCGCCGCATTGATCCATCCGGTATTGCTGAAGACGGTCTGGCCCGCCAAGATCTACGATCCGCTGGTCGGCTTCGACTTCACCATGATGCATCCCGCCGATCCGTCTTCGGCACATCTGCTCGGGACCGACGCCCTCGGCCGAGATGTGCTTAGCATGATCCTGGCCGCCTCGCGACCCGCATGGGTGGTCGCGCTCACCGCGGCGATCACGACGGGCGTGATCGCGACGTTCATCGGGGCTTTGGGTGCCTTCTACAGGGGGTGGGTCGACGGCGTTCTGTCCCATGTCTCCGATGCCTTCCTGCTGCTGCCCGCACCGATCTTCGTGCTGATCATCGCCGAGCAGGTCGAGTTGTCTCCGGTCCGGTTCGGGCTGGTGTTCGGGCTCATCAACGGTCTCGGTGCAGGGGCGATCGTGATGCGGAGTCAGGGGCTCAAGGTCATGGCCGAGCCCTTCATCGAGGCCGCCAGGGTCGCCGGCGGAGGAGGCCTCCACATCCTGGTCCGGCATCTCGTGCCGCACTTGATGCCCCTGGCAGTGCTGTACATGATGTTGTCGGTCGTCGGAGCGATCGTTGCTCACGGATTCGCGGCGTTCCTCGGACAGACGGAGTCGCTCGTCAGCTGGGGCGCGATCGTATTCTTCGGGATCACTTCCGCGAGATCGTTCAGCGGTGCGGTGCCGTGGAGTGCGCTGATATCGGCCTCTGCAGCGCTGTCGCTGTTTGCCGGGGCGTTCTATCTGGTGTCGTCGGGGCTGCGTGAAATCTTCGATCCGCGCCTGCGGGCCCGGTGAGTTTTGCCGACGGCAACCCCCTTCGGTACCGTAATGGTCCCTTTCGGGGGTGGTGTAATTGGCAACACAGCAGGTTCTGGTCCTGTCATTGAGGGTTCGAGTCCTTCCCCCCGAGCGGAACGATGCTTTCGCCGCGCTCGGCCCCGTCGTCTAGCGGCCTAGGACGCCGGCCTCTCAAGCCGGTAACGCCAGTTCGAATCTGGTCGGGGCTACCACGCGTAACCCCTGCTCAGCAGGGGTTACTGCGCGTCGCGGCGGGGCGCGACAGTGAAGGTGCCGTCGCGACGCAGTCGTTGCGACCGATCGGTATGAGGCTCAGTCGGCTTCCTCGGACTCGATACCGAGTTCGAGGAAGATCCGATGGCGCTCTTTCGTGTAGAGGTCTTCTGCGAGGAGGCCGGCGGCGTAACGCTCGCTCAACACTCGG
This is a stretch of genomic DNA from Gammaproteobacteria bacterium. It encodes these proteins:
- a CDS encoding DUF2437 domain-containing protein, with protein sequence MKVVRLQTAERIAYGVPEHDGIRVYEGSPFVAWQQTDTIVPYAEARLLAPVFPTKIVCVGKNYAAHAEEMGSEVPSEPLIFLKPATAVIGPGAPIMYPRISKLVHYEAELAVVIGSVAHHVKAEDAESVIFGYTAANDVTARDLQFSDGQWTRGKGFDTFCPLGPAIETELDPREGLAVSARVNGETRQSGSTADMVFGVGELIEFISEVMTLLPGDVILTGTPPGVGPILPGDRVDIEVERIGVLSNQVAAS
- a CDS encoding glutamate--tRNA ligase yields the protein MSVRVRIAPSPTGLLHIGNLRSALFNWLFARHEGGVFIVRIDDTDTVRSRPEYEDDAQESLRWLGLDWDEGVGVGGPHGSYRQSDRLDRYREVAGALLDEGKAYWCFCTPDELAERRELARAGGGFSGYDGLCRLVDPEEAAQRKDSGEPAVLRLAVPRPAETRFEDLVRGDMRFDHADVDDFILLRSDGSPTYHLASTVDDVDYGITHVVRGEDLLSSTPKHILITKAMGAPVATYAHLPLLFGPDGKKLSKRHGDVSVQAYRERGIIPEAMFNYLALLGWSYEPDVTVFTKEQAIERFSLADVSKNPAVFDPAKLEWMNGVYIRDLDADGFASRAIPFVEASIGRTLTDDERGQFRTVSPLIQERVKNLTEVAPLVAFIFTDRLEYDEKSWRKVLGHETAPAVLTAAIERLEGLAEWDHATIESALRAMLEDLEIGARRGLQPVRVAATGSSVSPPLFESLAVLGKQETLRRLTDVRERL
- a CDS encoding ABC transporter permease subunit, which translates into the protein MTKYLVRRTLSGLVALVLFTAGMFLLVEALIPGDYATPSRLSLSGPELEVLRTQLGLDRPIYIRYLFWLRNVVTHGLGSTTSGWVGPGELMRAIPATALVFMVGIGVAYLFGSWLGRIAGWRRGAKGRALTFLAVTTYTIFPPFLGFILIYFLRNRLVDVRNGLLGSTVDWLGVDRTAVMGRMSVTIVIVTLLVFTVGALGARVLGKRRILPLLGKLVLVVGVCAGWWAYREMLGLAIDVMFLAAVPTIAFAVLSYGDFLLVMRTSIAAVRHEDYVMAATAKGLPDRVVRDRHAARNAVLPVLGRLVVSLPYLLSGLIIIEKSVGWAGMGTLLFDAVSAQDMPVVMDVLLLIGVFTLVVRMVFEIMQAVLDPRIWRAA
- a CDS encoding ABC transporter permease subunit translates to MKLVIERIRARRRSIRRSLRAVWGSPTAVVGLGLILLFGIAALIHPVLLKTVWPAKIYDPLVGFDFTMMHPADPSSAHLLGTDALGRDVLSMILAASRPAWVVALTAAITTGVIATFIGALGAFYRGWVDGVLSHVSDAFLLLPAPIFVLIIAEQVELSPVRFGLVFGLINGLGAGAIVMRSQGLKVMAEPFIEAARVAGGGGLHILVRHLVPHLMPLAVLYMMLSVVGAIVAHGFAAFLGQTESLVSWGAIVFFGITSARSFSGAVPWSALISASAALSLFAGAFYLVSSGLREIFDPRLRAR